A stretch of the Spirochaetaceae bacterium genome encodes the following:
- a CDS encoding response regulator transcription factor yields MAGSATDRRPGSGAAAAAGVPDPAAVRILVVEDDPAIAELIGLYLQREGLESTISASAEQADSALRREVFHLLILDINLPGRNGFQFLTRFRARHSTPVIIVSARDSDEDKVLGLGVGADDFVTKPFSPRVLLARVRTNLRYLHHGPAPSLRTVRLGDYLVHLDEYAVTRDGASITMAPKEFDLLIHLLGNAGRAFTPEELYASVWGNRYGDRSTVTVHVQRLRKKLHRPGAAPLIETVPRVGYRVRADEVSFEP; encoded by the coding sequence GTGGCGGGTTCGGCAACTGACCGGCGGCCCGGCTCCGGCGCGGCGGCGGCCGCGGGCGTCCCGGACCCGGCGGCGGTTCGCATCCTGGTCGTTGAGGACGATCCCGCCATCGCCGAGCTGATCGGGCTCTACCTGCAGCGCGAGGGCCTGGAGAGCACCATCTCCGCGTCCGCGGAGCAGGCCGACAGCGCGTTGCGCCGGGAGGTTTTCCACCTGCTGATCCTCGACATCAACCTGCCGGGACGCAATGGATTTCAATTCCTGACCCGGTTTCGCGCCCGCCACTCCACGCCGGTGATCATCGTTTCGGCGCGCGACTCCGACGAGGACAAGGTGCTGGGCCTCGGAGTGGGGGCGGACGACTTCGTCACCAAGCCGTTTTCCCCGCGCGTTTTGCTGGCCCGGGTGCGCACCAATCTCCGCTACCTGCACCACGGGCCGGCACCGTCGCTGCGCACGGTTCGACTCGGTGACTACCTGGTCCACCTGGACGAGTACGCGGTGACCCGCGACGGCGCCTCGATAACCATGGCGCCGAAGGAGTTCGATCTGCTCATCCACCTGCTCGGCAATGCCGGGCGCGCCTTTACCCCCGAGGAGCTGTACGCCAGCGTGTGGGGCAACCGCTACGGCGACCGCTCCACGGTAACCGTGCACGTGCAGCGGCTGCGCAAGAAGCTGCACCGTCCGGGAGCGGCTCCGCTGATCGAGACGGTGCCGCGCGTCGGCTATCGGGTGCGTGCCGACGAGGTGAGTTTCGAGCCGTGA